In one Bacillus sp. PK3_68 genomic region, the following are encoded:
- a CDS encoding flavoprotein — protein sequence MDSEEVIQAIVAEVWRRLQKRVKKATAFFTGGAYGFQEAIEQMKNLLKEEWELNILLSNSAEYVLTPRLIKEELGLSNVHVEHEVKSLKPYYEGVSTLIFPTLTLNTAVKISLGVADNLATNLASHAIMKGLPIIAARDGCDLRNPIREELGLHKAPPAYVDQIEGHLHALEDYGFKLIEAKNLSQAVRDHTLTIFRKEKVTDRFKEARDFKKKVLTRSDIIEAKQKSLILNVSSATIISPLALETAQELGIKVIRNE from the coding sequence ATGGATTCTGAAGAAGTGATACAGGCGATTGTAGCAGAAGTATGGAGAAGATTGCAGAAGAGGGTGAAAAAGGCAACGGCCTTCTTTACTGGAGGTGCTTACGGTTTTCAAGAAGCTATAGAGCAAATGAAGAATCTCTTAAAAGAAGAATGGGAGTTAAACATTCTGCTCTCCAATAGTGCTGAGTACGTACTAACTCCTCGATTGATCAAGGAAGAGTTAGGTCTTTCAAATGTGCATGTGGAGCATGAGGTCAAAAGTTTAAAGCCCTATTATGAGGGAGTTAGCACGTTGATTTTTCCTACCTTAACTTTGAATACAGCCGTGAAGATATCATTGGGTGTAGCGGATAACCTGGCAACCAATTTAGCCTCTCATGCCATTATGAAAGGGCTGCCAATCATTGCAGCAAGAGATGGCTGCGACTTGAGAAACCCAATAAGAGAAGAATTAGGGTTGCACAAAGCTCCGCCAGCTTACGTAGACCAGATAGAAGGTCATCTTCATGCGCTTGAAGATTATGGTTTTAAGCTTATAGAAGCAAAGAATTTGTCTCAGGCGGTTCGAGACCATACTCTAACCATTTTTCGAAAAGAAAAAGTGACGGACAGATTCAAGGAAGCCAGAGATTTTAAGAAAAAGGTTCTCACAAGATCAGATATTATTGAAGCAAAACAGAAGTCTCTTATTCTCAATGTTTCTTCTGCAACGATCATAAGCCCGCTTGCTCTTGAGACAGCCCAGGAGCTGGGGATAAAAGTGATTCGAAATGAATAA
- a CDS encoding EutN/CcmL family microcompartment protein, protein MYVGVVSGSIVATAKEEDLIGKKLLIVQKVAIPERTSMKNSIEIAVDAVGAGTGEYVLVTKGEAARNVFGASTSVIDAAIIAIVDSIEVYE, encoded by the coding sequence ATGTATGTAGGAGTGGTCTCTGGTAGTATTGTTGCTACTGCAAAGGAAGAGGATCTTATAGGCAAAAAGCTCTTGATCGTACAAAAAGTAGCCATCCCCGAGAGAACAAGTATGAAGAATAGCATAGAAATAGCCGTGGATGCTGTTGGAGCAGGAACAGGTGAATACGTTCTTGTGACGAAGGGAGAAGCGGCGAGAAATGTATTTGGTGCTTCCACCTCTGTTATTGATGCGGCCATCATAGCTATTGTCGATTCAATAGAAGTATACGAATAG
- a CDS encoding cob(I)yrinic acid a,c-diamide adenosyltransferase — MAIYTKKGDKGETGLFGGSRIAKNSLKVNCYGTLDEANASLGIAYSLVKSEELKHIIRTIQQQLFIVGAELASDDQGKNLLEEKVNKENVAWFEQIIDQYEQKLGPIHEFIIPGETTASACLHLSRSMIRRAERLIVKLNGHSSVRSELIQYVNRLSDVLFMLARAEVYFHLLEEVKSKVAEKIKETKSTPAVLTLELACQMAKAAEEKAAAIGIPIVFSVADSGGNTILIHRMEEALLASLDISPNKAYTAVALKMATHELVPLIQPGGELYGVQLSNQNKIVTFGGGYPLKIGQQVVGGIGVSGGSVEEDMTIAVEALKVFNQGE, encoded by the coding sequence ATGGCAATTTATACAAAGAAGGGTGACAAAGGAGAGACAGGCCTTTTTGGAGGCAGCCGCATTGCCAAGAATAGTTTAAAAGTTAACTGTTACGGGACGCTTGATGAAGCAAATGCTTCTTTAGGTATTGCCTATTCATTAGTGAAAAGTGAGGAATTAAAGCATATCATCAGGACCATTCAGCAGCAGCTATTTATTGTAGGAGCAGAGCTGGCTAGTGATGATCAAGGAAAAAACCTGCTGGAAGAGAAAGTGAATAAAGAAAATGTAGCTTGGTTCGAGCAAATTATTGATCAATACGAGCAAAAGCTCGGTCCTATTCATGAATTCATCATTCCTGGCGAAACGACTGCTTCCGCATGTCTTCATTTGTCCCGGTCGATGATCCGGCGGGCAGAGCGGTTAATTGTTAAATTGAATGGGCATTCGAGCGTACGAAGTGAGTTGATTCAATATGTCAACCGATTATCAGACGTTTTATTTATGCTGGCTAGAGCAGAAGTTTATTTCCATCTTTTAGAGGAGGTAAAAAGCAAAGTGGCAGAAAAGATAAAAGAAACGAAAAGCACTCCTGCCGTTTTAACACTTGAACTGGCTTGTCAAATGGCAAAAGCCGCGGAGGAAAAGGCGGCTGCTATCGGGATACCTATTGTGTTTTCGGTTGCTGATTCGGGAGGGAATACGATATTAATCCACAGAATGGAAGAGGCTTTACTAGCGAGCTTGGATATATCACCAAATAAAGCTTATACGGCTGTTGCGTTAAAGATGGCCACGCATGAACTCGTTCCTCTTATACAGCCTGGAGGAGAACTATATGGTGTGCAGCTCTCGAATCAAAATAAAATTGTCACTTTTGGCGGGGGATATCCGCTTAAAATAGGTCAACAAGTTGTTGGCGGCATCGGTGTGAGTGGCGGCAGTGTAGAAGAAGACATGACGATAGCCGTTGAAGCTTTAAAGGTATTTAACCAAGGAGAGTGA
- a CDS encoding aldehyde dehydrogenase family protein, translated as MAVQEKELESIVKKVLEELSRKEAVPEARQGLFEDMNDAIEAAGKAQKELIELSLEKRAAIIRAIRETAKKHTETFARLAVEETGMGNYEDKVRKNLLAIEKTPGIEDLKTEAISGDNGLTVVELSPYGIIGSITPTTNPTETIICNSIGMIAAGNAVVFSPHPGAKNTSLKAIEVINQAIVEAGGPNNLIASITEPSIDQANIMINHKKIKMLVATGGPGVVKAVLNSGKKAIGAGAGNPPVVVDETADLEKAAKDIVDGCSFDNNLPCVAEKEAFVVEAVADYLVFHLKKNGAFHLHKKEQIEKLTELVVDKGHANKKFVGKDISYILQQIGIQVPQGTRIAIVHVEASHPLVSAELMMPILPIVRVENVDQAIELAVKAEHGFRHTSIMHSKNIDNLTKFAAAIQTTIFVKNGPSYAGLGVGGEGYTSFTIAGPTGEGLTSAKDFARKRRCVLVDSLFIR; from the coding sequence GTGGCCGTTCAAGAAAAAGAATTAGAAAGCATCGTAAAGAAGGTGTTGGAGGAACTGAGCAGGAAAGAGGCCGTGCCAGAAGCACGGCAAGGGCTATTTGAGGACATGAACGATGCCATTGAAGCGGCAGGTAAGGCTCAAAAAGAGCTCATAGAGCTATCTCTTGAAAAACGAGCGGCCATTATTAGGGCGATTCGGGAAACAGCTAAGAAACATACAGAGACTTTCGCCCGCCTGGCAGTAGAAGAAACAGGCATGGGGAATTACGAAGATAAAGTCCGCAAAAATTTACTCGCCATTGAAAAAACGCCCGGTATTGAAGACTTAAAGACAGAGGCAATTTCCGGTGACAATGGACTGACTGTCGTGGAACTCTCTCCATATGGCATCATTGGTTCCATTACGCCTACAACAAATCCGACGGAAACAATTATTTGCAATTCGATCGGAATGATTGCAGCTGGCAATGCAGTCGTATTCAGCCCTCATCCGGGTGCCAAAAATACTTCGCTAAAAGCGATAGAGGTGATTAACCAAGCCATTGTAGAAGCAGGAGGACCGAACAATTTAATCGCCTCTATTACAGAGCCTTCCATTGACCAAGCAAATATCATGATAAATCATAAAAAGATTAAGATGCTTGTCGCCACTGGCGGCCCTGGAGTGGTGAAGGCAGTATTAAACTCAGGGAAAAAAGCAATTGGTGCAGGAGCGGGAAATCCACCAGTTGTTGTAGACGAAACAGCTGATCTTGAAAAAGCTGCGAAAGATATCGTTGACGGCTGCAGTTTTGATAATAATTTACCGTGCGTGGCAGAGAAAGAGGCATTTGTTGTTGAAGCTGTCGCTGATTATTTGGTTTTTCATCTGAAAAAGAATGGCGCCTTTCATCTTCATAAAAAAGAGCAAATTGAAAAGCTTACAGAGTTAGTAGTAGATAAAGGACATGCAAATAAAAAATTTGTCGGGAAAGATATTAGTTATATCTTACAGCAAATAGGCATTCAGGTTCCTCAAGGAACACGTATTGCCATTGTGCATGTAGAGGCAAGTCATCCGTTAGTTTCAGCAGAGTTAATGATGCCTATCCTCCCAATTGTTCGTGTAGAAAATGTAGATCAAGCGATTGAATTGGCAGTAAAAGCAGAACACGGATTTCGCCATACATCTATTATGCATTCTAAAAATATAGATAACTTAACGAAATTTGCTGCAGCTATTCAAACAACGATTTTTGTTAAGAATGGTCCATCTTACGCAGGGCTGGGTGTGGGCGGTGAAGGCTATACAAGCTTCACCATTGCAGGACCTACTGGAGAAGGACTGACTTCGGCGAAAGATTTTGCGAGAAAAAGAAGATGTGTTCTCGTAGATAGTCTGTTTATAAGATAA
- a CDS encoding 1-propanol dehydrogenase PduQ, which yields MKTFWIQPKVYYGSNSLDYLNELDAKKVLLITDKYTIHLNAEEEVINRLKSASIKVFSEIEDASSLAVVKKGLACFLQEDLDLMVALGGTAAIDAAKAIRFFCHQPAVHGSRKKLPFVVIPTTSGTGSEVTPYSVITGGEDNERMPLHDERMLPDAVILNAQLTVVTSPSVTADTGMDLLTHAIESYVSLEATEFTTLFSEKAIKLVFTHLLRAYRFGEDLTARESLQLASCMAGFAFVNSSLGVNHSIAHAMEAEFPLSHGRINAMLLPYIIEYNGGLCDGTLHSSEAAKKYMNIANMLGLPCSTVEEGIRSLSTAVKLLNKKFNIPLTFQDSLIEKNTFEKSIPLIAKKALQDVCTAGNPKQVKEMDLVYLLKWAYTG from the coding sequence ATGAAAACGTTTTGGATACAGCCAAAAGTTTATTATGGAAGCAATTCGTTAGACTATTTAAATGAATTAGACGCAAAAAAAGTGCTCCTTATAACAGATAAATATACCATTCATTTAAATGCGGAAGAAGAAGTGATCAACCGTTTAAAATCAGCATCAATTAAAGTATTTTCTGAGATCGAGGATGCTTCCTCATTAGCGGTTGTAAAGAAGGGGCTGGCCTGCTTTTTACAAGAAGATCTGGACTTAATGGTTGCGCTTGGGGGCACAGCAGCCATTGATGCGGCTAAAGCTATCCGTTTTTTCTGTCACCAACCAGCCGTTCATGGCAGCAGAAAAAAACTGCCGTTTGTCGTTATACCGACAACGAGCGGCACAGGATCAGAGGTCACTCCTTATTCTGTCATAACGGGGGGAGAAGATAACGAGCGAATGCCTTTACATGATGAAAGAATGCTGCCCGATGCCGTGATTTTGAATGCACAACTAACCGTGGTCACTTCTCCTTCTGTGACAGCTGATACGGGGATGGACTTGCTTACTCATGCGATAGAGTCATATGTTTCATTAGAAGCGACAGAATTCACCACTCTTTTTTCTGAGAAAGCGATAAAACTAGTGTTTACACACCTGCTCAGAGCTTATCGGTTTGGAGAAGATTTGACAGCGAGGGAGAGTTTGCAGCTTGCTTCTTGTATGGCAGGATTTGCTTTCGTCAATTCTTCTTTAGGGGTGAATCATAGTATAGCTCACGCCATGGAAGCGGAGTTTCCGCTATCTCATGGCCGAATTAATGCGATGCTACTTCCTTACATCATAGAGTACAATGGAGGGCTATGTGACGGCACTCTCCATTCCTCGGAAGCAGCAAAAAAATACATGAATATCGCAAACATGCTGGGACTTCCCTGTTCAACGGTAGAAGAGGGGATAAGAAGCCTGTCCACAGCGGTTAAACTCCTAAATAAAAAATTTAATATTCCGTTAACTTTTCAGGATAGCTTGATTGAAAAAAATACTTTTGAGAAGAGCATTCCGCTCATCGCCAAGAAAGCACTCCAGGATGTTTGTACAGCTGGAAACCCGAAGCAGGTGAAAGAGATGGATCTCGTCTACCTGTTAAAGTGGGCATACACAGGCTGA
- a CDS encoding glycerol dehydrogenase — translation MTNIIFVSPGKYVQGKGVLNSIGKYVKQLGQKPLILAGKTAWEVTGEGIKSSLQAEGMDFHSLQFRGESSINEVNRIKKEGEAHSVDMVIGVGGGKALDTAKAVADELKAKVVIVPSIASTDAPTSALSVIYTDQGVFEAYKFYSKNPDLVLVDTAIIAKAPARLFASGIADAMATWVEARATLNSNGTAMAGGRTSIAARAIAEMCENTLFNHAIPAYKAVQKGVVTKHVEAVVEANTLLSGLGFESGGLAAAHAIHNGFTELDGDIHHLTHGEKVAYGTLVQLMLEFHPEEELHRYITFYRKLGLPTTLKELHLEDVSYEDLLKVGQAATQEGETMKNLSSDITAEDVANGILAVDQLSAPVGI, via the coding sequence ATGACCAATATTATCTTTGTATCGCCGGGTAAATATGTACAGGGCAAAGGAGTTTTAAACAGTATTGGAAAATATGTAAAACAGCTTGGCCAAAAGCCGTTGATTTTAGCTGGAAAGACGGCGTGGGAAGTGACAGGTGAAGGGATTAAAAGCAGCTTGCAGGCAGAAGGCATGGATTTTCACTCTCTTCAATTTAGGGGTGAATCGTCTATTAATGAAGTGAACCGGATCAAGAAAGAAGGAGAGGCACACTCAGTCGATATGGTCATCGGAGTAGGTGGAGGAAAGGCGCTCGATACGGCAAAAGCGGTAGCTGACGAGCTGAAGGCAAAGGTAGTTATCGTGCCTAGCATTGCCTCGACAGATGCCCCGACAAGCGCATTGTCCGTCATTTACACGGATCAAGGTGTCTTTGAAGCTTACAAATTTTATAGTAAAAACCCTGACCTCGTTCTTGTGGACACGGCCATTATTGCTAAAGCACCTGCAAGATTATTCGCTTCAGGAATTGCTGATGCAATGGCTACATGGGTAGAAGCCAGAGCGACATTGAACAGTAATGGCACTGCTATGGCTGGCGGGAGGACAAGCATTGCAGCGAGAGCGATTGCCGAAATGTGTGAAAATACGCTGTTCAATCATGCGATACCAGCATACAAGGCGGTTCAAAAAGGTGTTGTCACAAAGCATGTAGAAGCCGTTGTAGAAGCGAATACGTTACTGTCTGGATTAGGTTTTGAAAGCGGGGGGCTCGCAGCCGCTCATGCCATTCATAACGGATTCACAGAGCTAGACGGCGACATTCACCATTTAACACATGGTGAAAAAGTCGCTTATGGCACGCTTGTGCAATTAATGCTAGAGTTTCACCCGGAAGAGGAATTGCACAGGTATATCACATTTTATCGCAAGCTGGGATTGCCTACTACACTGAAAGAATTACACTTAGAGGACGTATCCTATGAAGATCTGCTGAAGGTCGGCCAAGCCGCCACTCAAGAAGGAGAAACAATGAAGAACTTATCCTCTGACATTACTGCTGAAGATGTGGCAAATGGCATTCTAGCTGTTGACCAGCTGAGTGCGCCAGTAGGAATATGA
- a CDS encoding Na+/H+ antiporter NhaC family protein — MKRGNPWALIPFVVFLILFIGSGVITGDFYAFPVIVAIAISGAVALAMNRKEPFGRKVDIFCKGAGNVNVMLMVVIFLLAGAFSEVAKGMGAVDSTVNFALAVVPQNLLVVGLFVIACFISLSMGTSMGTIVALAPIGVGISEHIDLPMALVMAAIIGGSMFGDNLSFISDTTITAVRSQGAQMKDKFKVNFWIVLPAAIVTGIILGAITMGETAQVEHLSYNWVKIVPYVLVIILALTGMNVFLVLALGIVLAGAVGLVDGSYHLMSLLQKMGEGMASMYEMAFLAILIAGMVEVIKFNGGIDFLLHLATRRIKSKKGAEFGIAGLVGLTNLSTANNTIAILIAGPLAKNMADQYEIEPRKSASILDIFSCVVQGLLPYGAQFLAAASVAGISPVSIVQYSFYPILIGICGIIAILIGYPKKKQV; from the coding sequence ATGAAGAGAGGGAATCCATGGGCGTTGATCCCATTTGTTGTTTTTTTAATTTTATTTATTGGTTCAGGGGTTATTACAGGTGATTTTTACGCCTTCCCTGTCATTGTAGCCATTGCTATTTCGGGCGCTGTGGCTTTGGCGATGAATCGAAAAGAACCCTTTGGGCGAAAGGTGGATATTTTTTGCAAGGGCGCAGGAAACGTAAATGTGATGCTGATGGTTGTTATTTTTCTATTGGCGGGAGCCTTTTCAGAAGTAGCAAAAGGCATGGGGGCAGTGGACTCTACTGTTAACTTTGCTTTAGCGGTTGTTCCGCAAAACTTGCTTGTCGTAGGCTTGTTCGTCATTGCCTGCTTTATCTCCCTATCCATGGGTACATCAATGGGAACGATTGTTGCATTGGCGCCAATTGGAGTGGGGATAAGCGAGCATATTGACCTTCCCATGGCTTTAGTCATGGCGGCGATTATTGGCGGTTCAATGTTTGGCGATAATTTATCCTTTATTTCCGACACAACCATTACTGCCGTTCGTTCACAGGGCGCACAAATGAAGGACAAATTTAAGGTGAATTTTTGGATTGTGCTGCCGGCAGCTATTGTAACGGGCATTATTTTAGGGGCTATCACAATGGGGGAAACGGCGCAAGTGGAACATTTAAGCTATAATTGGGTAAAAATTGTTCCCTATGTTTTAGTCATTATTCTAGCGTTAACTGGAATGAATGTTTTTCTTGTGCTAGCACTTGGAATTGTTCTCGCTGGAGCTGTTGGCTTAGTGGATGGCAGCTATCATTTAATGAGCCTTTTGCAAAAGATGGGCGAAGGAATGGCTAGCATGTATGAAATGGCCTTTCTTGCGATATTAATAGCTGGAATGGTGGAGGTTATTAAGTTTAACGGCGGGATTGACTTTCTGCTTCACCTGGCAACAAGAAGAATTAAATCGAAAAAGGGTGCTGAATTTGGGATTGCCGGTCTTGTCGGCCTAACGAATTTATCGACGGCTAATAATACGATTGCTATTTTAATTGCTGGTCCGCTTGCAAAAAATATGGCTGATCAGTATGAAATTGAGCCGCGAAAGTCTGCAAGCATATTAGATATCTTCTCCTGTGTGGTTCAAGGTCTTTTGCCGTATGGAGCCCAATTCCTGGCAGCCGCAAGCGTAGCCGGAATATCACCAGTGAGCATCGTACAATACTCTTTCTATCCAATCCTTATAGGAATCTGCGGAATCATCGCTATCCTCATCGGATACCCGAAAAAAAAGCAAGTCTGA
- a CDS encoding ABC transporter ATP-binding protein → MKTILQAKNVQKIFDTKGNVYKALEDIDLKIKEGEFIGIMGSSGAGKSTLLNVLSTIDTPTSGDIIINDQHIVGMKEKQLAEFRRNQLGFIFQDYNLLDTLTVKENILLPLALSKVSTSEIEKRVEQIAETFGIRDILDKYPYHISGGQKQRTAASRAIITSPSLILADEPTGALDSKSATSLLESLSMLNEQNNSTIMMVTHDAFAASFCKRILFIKDGKIDVEIHKVRQSREEFFQKILDVLASLGVAVKCRYLALQGKI, encoded by the coding sequence ATGAAAACCATTTTACAAGCAAAAAACGTTCAAAAAATATTTGATACAAAAGGAAATGTTTATAAAGCATTAGAAGATATTGATTTGAAAATTAAAGAGGGAGAATTTATCGGCATTATGGGATCTTCTGGTGCTGGGAAATCGACATTATTAAATGTTTTGTCCACTATAGATACACCAACATCAGGGGATATTATCATCAATGATCAACATATTGTGGGCATGAAAGAAAAACAATTAGCGGAGTTCCGCCGAAATCAGCTTGGCTTCATTTTTCAAGATTATAACCTTCTGGATACGTTAACGGTTAAGGAAAATATTCTACTTCCACTTGCATTATCAAAAGTTTCAACTAGTGAAATTGAAAAACGTGTTGAACAAATTGCAGAGACGTTTGGAATACGTGACATACTCGATAAATACCCCTATCACATATCAGGCGGCCAAAAACAGCGAACAGCGGCATCAAGGGCCATTATTACTAGCCCAAGCCTAATATTGGCGGACGAACCAACAGGTGCATTGGACTCAAAATCAGCAACCAGCTTGCTAGAAAGTTTGTCTATGTTAAACGAACAGAATAACTCGACGATTATGATGGTTACGCATGATGCTTTTGCCGCCAGCTTCTGCAAGCGAATTTTGTTTATTAAAGATGGCAAGATCGATGTTGAGATTCATAAAGTGCGGCAATCCCGTGAAGAATTCTTTCAAAAAATATTAGATGTTCTCGCTTCACTTGGGGTGGCCGTTAAATGTCGCTATTTAGCATTGCAGGGAAAAATATAA
- a CDS encoding ABC transporter permease, whose amino-acid sequence MSLFSIAGKNIRKNFKNYFLYFASITFSIVIYFTFVSLKYDKTIAATSESSTKISSVFNAASVVLIIFVAIFIWYSNSFFTRKRKKEIGLYSLLGVRKKQIGRMLFYENFLMGIIALFIGILLGSILSKFFVLILMKVMGYDVIVNFAVSPAAIINTIIVFTLITAVTSFYGYRLIYRFKLIELFQADKEREKEPRASLSIAVLSIIFIGIGYWLALQNIIESEVWRKIGLMVTPLTIIISVILGTYLLFSTLTVYLLGLSKRTRGNFGEGLI is encoded by the coding sequence ATGTCGCTATTTAGCATTGCAGGGAAAAATATAAGAAAAAATTTTAAAAATTACTTTTTATATTTTGCTTCGATAACTTTTAGTATTGTGATTTACTTTACATTTGTTTCATTGAAATATGATAAAACAATCGCTGCCACGTCGGAATCTTCAACTAAAATTAGCTCCGTTTTTAATGCTGCATCGGTTGTATTGATCATCTTTGTTGCAATTTTTATCTGGTATTCGAACTCTTTCTTTACAAGGAAACGAAAAAAAGAGATCGGACTGTATTCATTGTTAGGCGTACGCAAGAAACAAATAGGTCGAATGCTATTTTATGAAAACTTTTTAATGGGAATTATAGCGCTTTTTATTGGGATTTTGCTCGGTTCCATTTTATCCAAGTTTTTTGTTCTAATTTTAATGAAGGTGATGGGCTATGATGTGATCGTAAATTTTGCTGTTTCGCCTGCTGCGATTATAAACACTATTATCGTGTTTACTCTCATTACTGCTGTTACCTCATTTTACGGTTATAGATTAATTTATCGATTTAAGTTGATTGAGTTATTTCAAGCGGACAAAGAGAGAGAAAAAGAGCCAAGAGCATCTTTGTCTATTGCTGTATTATCCATTATTTTTATTGGGATTGGTTACTGGCTCGCTCTTCAAAACATAATAGAATCAGAAGTTTGGAGAAAAATCGGTCTCATGGTAACACCACTTACTATAATCATCTCCGTTATTTTAGGTACTTATTTATTGTTTAGCACATTAACTGTCTATCTATTGGGACTTTCAAAAAGAACAAGAGGAAATTTTGGAGAGGGATTAATTTAA
- a CDS encoding FtsX-like permease family protein produces MKGNARILTIIAILSATTLTAVGASYSLYYNNKGNAKLANPNSMMFINNDEHITNKVNDRILQEKDHSVIYHKIIPTLQIEVDTSSLNSKMGEVKTIYTIISNNTFNDMANLQGRKVHLSLKGNEAAVLDAGYYEGLSPEYIGSSIPLHVGDLAEDLTFKKLMKYNVLNLQTANVTVVTSNQLFSQLEKKTDPVNMEAYKFSNEESSKVLNEEIQSILPEGAGFSSFYNDYAVGMETTGLMIFIGAFLGLVFLAATGSIIYFKQLTEANSDKERYMVLHKIGVNKEEIRNSIAKQVFYIFALPLLAGIAHSAIALTALSRLMQTNLVIPVLICIGVYIFIYLIYYLLTVRTYYKIVTK; encoded by the coding sequence ATGAAAGGGAATGCACGCATATTAACGATCATTGCCATTCTCAGTGCTACCACATTAACTGCTGTTGGGGCTTCCTATAGCTTGTATTATAACAATAAAGGGAATGCTAAGTTAGCAAATCCAAATAGCATGATGTTCATAAACAATGATGAGCATATAACAAATAAGGTGAACGATAGAATATTGCAAGAAAAGGACCATAGTGTCATCTATCATAAAATTATTCCCACCTTACAAATTGAGGTAGATACTTCTAGTTTAAATAGCAAAATGGGTGAAGTTAAAACGATTTATACCATTATCTCAAATAATACTTTTAATGACATGGCAAACCTTCAGGGAAGAAAAGTCCATCTTTCACTGAAAGGAAACGAGGCAGCTGTACTAGATGCAGGATACTATGAAGGGTTATCACCAGAATATATAGGTTCAAGCATTCCTTTACATGTAGGAGACCTTGCAGAAGATCTTACGTTTAAAAAGCTGATGAAATATAATGTCCTTAATCTTCAAACTGCAAATGTTACTGTGGTGACAAGCAATCAATTATTCTCCCAATTAGAGAAAAAAACAGACCCTGTAAACATGGAAGCCTATAAATTTTCCAATGAAGAGAGTTCAAAAGTATTAAATGAAGAGATTCAATCTATTCTTCCTGAAGGTGCAGGTTTCTCAAGTTTTTACAATGATTATGCTGTTGGGATGGAGACAACAGGGTTAATGATCTTTATCGGTGCTTTCTTAGGTTTAGTCTTTCTTGCTGCAACAGGGAGCATCATTTACTTTAAACAGTTAACAGAGGCAAATTCTGATAAAGAGCGTTATATGGTTCTCCACAAAATCGGCGTAAACAAAGAAGAGATCAGAAATTCAATTGCTAAACAGGTATTCTATATTTTTGCTCTGCCATTATTAGCAGGAATAGCACACAGTGCTATAGCATTAACTGCTTTATCAAGGTTAATGCAAACAAACTTGGTTATTCCTGTATTAATCTGTATCGGTGTATATATTTTCATTTACCTAATTTATTACTTATTAACAGTACGAACCTACTACAAAATTGTGACTAAATAA
- a CDS encoding YxeA family protein: protein MKKLILAVGIGIVIIVGALIFMQNVNFNRIGTDKYYTQINGEGSKMEDKGSNGVVYVRYEYELPAYDQDGDKKTLTFTSEKQLREKAYLLLYTKSGKGVTSYQEIPAKELPKKAAKMLK, encoded by the coding sequence ATGAAAAAATTAATCTTAGCTGTTGGAATAGGGATAGTGATTATCGTTGGTGCTTTGATTTTTATGCAAAATGTAAATTTTAATCGAATAGGAACAGATAAATATTACACACAAATAAATGGAGAAGGAAGTAAAATGGAGGATAAAGGAAGCAATGGAGTGGTTTATGTAAGATATGAATATGAATTACCTGCTTATGATCAAGATGGTGACAAAAAAACATTAACATTTACTTCCGAAAAGCAACTACGGGAAAAAGCCTACTTACTTCTGTATACGAAAAGTGGAAAAGGAGTTACATCTTATCAGGAAATACCTGCTAAAGAATTACCTAAAAAAGCTGCCAAAATGTTAAAGTAA